GCGGTTCACATGTTAACTGACACTTTAATCGTCAGGGCCCTATGTCGCAATAAAACGCATTAAACTTTGTGGTGGATGGTGCAGAAGGATTGGGTGAAAGGTAGTCGTAAGGCTACCTTTCTTTGTTAATCTATAACTCAATTGTTTGAATGTTTTAGTTGCTACTAAAAGTTATGCTGTTATAGAGCTTTATCTAACACCAATACCTTAAAGTAAAGCCTAAATCCTAAAGCCATACACTGAGCGCAGTCCAAAGCCACATCAGGGCAAAAAGTAGAAAAGATAAATAGTGATGGAACACTTACACACCACGTCCGCTAGTCCAGTTTATCATACTATCCAAACAATCCGCGGTCAAAAAAGCCCTATGAAAATAGGGCTCGGAATCAAAAACATGCCGACTTTATAAGATCGACCTGATAAAACTGTATAAAAAGGTTTCGTATCTATAAGAGAGAAGCCAAATTGGTTAACGTGACATTTAAAAGACTTCAACAACAGGCTATCTCTGCTTTTATTTAATAAAGAAAAGGCACAACCGCTGCTACATAATAATTACCGCCAGCATATACTTCTCTAATGGCCTTTAACATCTCCTCCGGATTGCTGTGCTTTAAAAGATATCCATTGGCTCCAGCTTCCCGCATGGCCTTTACCATTTGAGGTTCATCCAAGAGGCTAAGCGCAATAACTTGAATTGTTGGAAAGCGCTCTCTGATGATCTTGGTAGCCGTTAATCCATCCATAATGGGCATTTGGATATCGGTTAAGACAATATCTGGTTTGAGGATTTCTGCTTTTTGTATTAAATCATTGCCGTTTTGCGCCTCGCCTATCACTTCAATATCTGGGTGCAGATTTTTCAACATCCAAACAATACTGCTTCTAAACAACGCATGATCTTCTGCAATTAAGAGACGAATAGGGGTTCTCACTAAGTTCGAATTAAAACACAATTGTACAGCTTGATCCAATAAAAAACAACCGTAATTGTACTGAGATATTACATGCTCGTAAAATTACGGTTGCGGCTATGGTGAAATTACGCTGTGGCCTTCCTGGTGCAGGTTTTGGTAGAACGCAACCTAATTACCACACCTTTCGACACGTAATTTTCTTATTCAATTTTTAAGTGGATTTACTATCCCGTTTCTATCAGTTATTTAGAACCCGGTTTGGAAATAAACCGTTTCCAAAGTTGCATAATGAATTCGTTGTTCTCCTCCGTCGTAGTTTCATCTTTAATAATTAATAAATTATTATCGTCAGGAGAGGAGGATGGGAAAAGTTCTGTAAGTCGGCCTAAATACAAATTGTAGAGCTGTTGGTAGTGGACATACAAATAATCCATGAAGTTTGGTAAACGGTAGGGGTGAAACATAAGTTTTCGTTTTTATTATAGATTTAGAAATAATCAATAAAGCTGCACTACATGGCACATTTAAATATAAAAAAAGTCATTGCCTTTTACACTTAAACGCTCAGATTGGCAGTTGGTAGTGGTGGGAAAGTAACGTAATGAAAAATTAGGAAAAAAACTGATCAATTACTAAAAAACGAGAAGTAGTTTATAATATTATATTGCGGGCCTTTTTTAATGTAATTTATAGCTATGCAAATTCCTCAACAGCCAGATGCTTCACTTCTTTTAGACCTTGTAAAAACAAAAATGCCTTTTGGCAAATACAAGGATCGGCTGTTGTGCGACTTACCAGTATCGTATTTGGAATGGTTTAGCCGGGAAGGCTTTCCTAAAGGTAAGCTGGGTATGCAGTTGCAAACCCTCTACGAAATTCAGTTAAACGGCTTGGGTGCTTTATTAGAGCCACTAAAAAAGATGTAAACCTTTATAATCTGAGGCTGGTGAAAAGAGCCCTATAAAAATAGGGCTCGGAATCAAAACATACCGCTCATATGAAAGCAGCGACGTTAACTGTAAAATCTTTCTTGTAGTTTCTGTTGAAAATGGGCGATGCAGATAACTTATTCCCAACTTCCTTTATTGTGATTTGTAATCTTATCGAACAAACGTTGACACCTGATGATATAGGAGCTCCCATGAACTTGCCCAGCAAGTTTCTAAGAATTGGCCATTTCCATATGTTTGAACGATTCCATAGAAGGGTAGGTTTCATTGGGTGAAGTCCGTTTGCTATAAAGCTCTTATGAAACAAGGATGCAAACAGCGGTAAGCTTTGTGAATTGTGCAATTTATTCTATGAACTGTTTAAAAGGTAGTTGAAATGTGCAGGTTGAAAGTTGCATTGTTACCTTTTGGACTAACGATCACTATCAGCTATAATCAGTATGCCCTTGGTACTACTACGTAATTTAAAAATTGCGTTCTATTTGTTTGTCATCTGCTAAAAGGAAAAGATAGATTTACGGCTTTATACAGGGGATAAAATGATCCTCTAATTTTTTAAAGCTAATTCTATCAAAATGCTGCGTCTCTTATTCTTAATTGCCTTATTCTCTATTTATACAACTGCATCTGCAAAGAGGCTATCTAATAATAGTGATAGCACAAATCCGCCGCAAATTTCAGAAGGTGTTCTACGCACTCGTGTTTCTTTTCCTAATAACCCTATGAATGAGTTGCTATCGTTAATTGACTTTTCTAAGGGCAATATTCAAGATCAATTACGCCGGTTACAAGACGCACAGCAAAGCGAAACGTATGCAAAGAAAATAGAGGCTCAAATTGGTAAAATGACAGCCGCTGAGCAACAAGCAATGGGGCAAATGATGATGGCTGCGATGATGAGTCCTCTTTATGCAACTATTAATTTTGACCAGGAAAAAGCATTAGCCAAAGCTTTTGCTCTTAATTATACCTTGGAAAGTTTTATGAATACCCAAGAGGGAAAGGGTAAAATGGTAGCAATTGCCAACGATAATAATAATTCAGCTGCTATTACATTCTCTGCTAAAAACTTGCAGGAGGCTTGGCAGAAAGAACAAGTTGATGCCAAACAATACAATATACAATGGCTTAATACAGTTGAAGTGGTTAGTGGATTGCCTTGCAAAAAAGTGGTTTATACATATAAAGGAGGAAAGGATAAGGCTGGTCAGTTGGTGGCATATAAACTTATAGCGTGGTATTCTTCACAAATCAGCAACCGGATCAATTTTGCCCATCCATTTTACTTAGATATACCAAATGGTGTTTTAAAAATTGAAGTACTTTATGATGCCGCTGGTAAAAATCGTATGTTATATGAAGTAACTGCCATTGAACAGAAAAGATTACGTGCTTCAGACTTTGTACTAACGGATATTCACCCTGTTGAAGATTGGGATGCAAACCCTGTACAAGCTTCCATGAATATGTTGAATGTGTTTATGAGTCAAGCGAAGAATGACCAATAAGTAAATATGAAAAATAGCTACTTTTAAGATACTCATTTGTAGCTTAAACAATGGCCCAACCAAGATTAGCTGCGTTTTTCCGGTTAGCTTATATC
This genomic interval from Flavisolibacter tropicus contains the following:
- a CDS encoding response regulator; translation: MRTPIRLLIAEDHALFRSSIVWMLKNLHPDIEVIGEAQNGNDLIQKAEILKPDIVLTDIQMPIMDGLTATKIIRERFPTIQVIALSLLDEPQMVKAMREAGANGYLLKHSNPEEMLKAIREVYAGGNYYVAAVVPFLY
- a CDS encoding DUF3820 family protein encodes the protein MQIPQQPDASLLLDLVKTKMPFGKYKDRLLCDLPVSYLEWFSREGFPKGKLGMQLQTLYEIQLNGLGALLEPLKKM